CTTTTGTAAAATATTGGTAAACATCACGATTAGTTTTTTTGGCactatttatttttagattttttttttctattggaATATATTACTTGTTTTAGGATATTTATTAAGTGTTTTTATCTTATTCATAGAAATGCATTGGTCAGAATTCAGTTGCCGATTTACCACTCCTTCTACTGCTTGTAATGAATCCGGTTTCTCTGTAATGTCGGGAAAATACAGGAACAccattagaaatgttttttgtagcCTTCCTGCCATGATGAAAGTCAGTTGTTTCAATTAGGAGCAGAGGTAGTGTCACGCAGTTTGCAAGAGAGCAGTCACTGTAAAACAGGATTTATTATcttaaaacaaagagaaaatgatTACAACTTGACATTCATAATtatctttattgtcttaaattAGTGAATACCATGGTTAGTGTGGCTAACATAACTAAAACTGCAGCCTCTGAGAGAACTTAGATCCTCACCTTAACTCTGAAATTTCCAAAAGGCTTTCAATATTTACAAATCCAACGATTTCATTGACAGACGGAGCTTGAAAGCTCAAAGggtaaaacagagcaactttgctttactctattcagccttcctgttatccgTTGAAAGTCTGGTTCTCACAGCCTAGATCAGAGGTCACGGATTAGCGGAGCAGGGTCCGGATCCGGACCCACGTGCCATCCAATCTGGACCCaacttgattttaaacatttatatattactgCATGGTGTCCAACAGTGTCTAACTTCATTGCGCCGCATCTCGTGTTAATATGGTATAGCCCTGCGGAGCGTCTGGCCCCGGGCTGCACATGATGCAAGTCAGATGGAAATTAAGGACAACAACTTAAGAAAAAGGTTAACCGAATTACCCTGACTGCCACAACGACAACTAGGAGAGCAGAATTATACCAAGTTGCACAGAACCAGCTCGACTGAGCCATTCAAAGTTTGTTTATTATTggtacttaaattggattgctcttttctgttcagcataTGATTTCATGGGCTTATAAATGATTGATCagtagtttaaaaaacaaactccagtgttattaaatgttaaataaagatgaaagaaaatattgttgtctcttgatttaaaatgttcggaccccaaagtgtttggatgatggacctcctgctattttaatTGGGGAACCCTGGCCTAGATGAACCACAGACCTGTCCTGTCATGTAGAAAATACagattctttttaaaaagcacCTTAGATCTCTGTACTTTCTCTGAATGCATTTTTGAACACTTTGCCGTCACTAAAAGAagctaacttttttttttctttaaccttCAGTAATAACTTCCACATTAAAGAGTGTTGTTACCACAACCTGATAGCCCTTAATTATGCCGTGTTTACTCACCGgaaaagaaaagctttttaatTTCCTGCCAGCCTGTTACTAGTCAGCCTCGATCAAATTGGTTCCGGTAACTCTCTCGGTTCACCACTACTTTTCTAGGATGCTGTTAATGTCGATTGCTGCTTTGTTGTAATGCCTCAATCAGTGTAATGGTTATAAAGCATTTGGCCATCTATGGTTCTACACAACTTAATACAATGAGTGACTTTTACATTTGTGTAAAAAAGCTGCTGTTGCTATTGCTGCTGCCAACTTGACTTGGTGGACTGCAGTGTAAAACAGGAGATGATACAAACTGAGAAAAGGATAGATCACATTTAAAAGTAAAGTCAGTAAGTATGTGTTGAGCTGGTGCGGAGGTGTATGGAGGCTGCAACCTGCTCTTAACAGTCCTGTGCTAGCAACATCACATCTATGCACACAGTGAGCGTGTCCACTCTTACAAGGATATTTTCTGTTTGTCAATATTGGTTGTGTGCTTGCAGTGCTAATTTATCATTTAATTGAAGAGCTCTGATGGGTAAAATTCTAAGTGCTGTCTTTATATGCTCGCACTCAGTGTGTTTCTGTCTCACGTGCTGGATGTTATTTCATGCCTCTAGTGTTCTTTCAGaccattattttattattgagtCATGTAACTGACCGTCCAGGTTGACCCAATTAGTAGGGGCGAACTGATTGtagttttctggccgatcacctatctttaaaaagcctgacctgccgattccGATTTTAGCCAATAAAGATTGTTTTTGACTAACACTGTTAGTCTAACAGATGTTATAAGGTCATAGTACACCTTTTTAAGTTAAttgaaaacactgaacaatcCTTGTGAAACAATATAAACTTGTTTTAGCACATGAGGCtgtgctctcaaatataaatgaaaagtttaggtcattgctcttcctttggtctttcatgttttgcatttttaaaaacaaaacttgcacaatAGGTTAGACAAGTGGATAAGATCGGTGATTGAGATCGGTTTCACATGTGACCCAAAATTTAGGAAATTGGGGCCAATTGATCGATGCCGTCCTtccaattatttattttcaccttTTTAATTTGAACTATTTACTGTATGCTATCACATATGAGTTTAAACTATTTGCTTACTGCTGAATCCTTCTTTTAAGCGTCATTTAggcagtatctcacaaaagtgagtacgtccctcacatttttgtaaatatttttaattatattcaaTATTTTGTGAGGCCgtttactttctatttttgtaatgttttatttcttcattaagTGTCTTATTCCTCTTCATCTATCTGTCCGACTCTGTTCTTACTGTTTACGTTTTTCTGTTTGATAAAACtgtcatttttcatttatttaaggcTTTCAAGATGAATAAGGATGCCCAAAGGAGACTTGTGGAGGCTTATGAACTAATGTTGGGCTTCTACGGCATACGTTTGGTCGACAAAAAGACCGGTGAAGTGAAGCGTGCAGAAAATTGGAAGGAACGTTTTGGAAACCTAGAGAGGTAAATTTCATGAATGTCCTGGATCTTTAGAACTTTGTCAGTTATTGCTGCTTCACCTGTCCAATCTCTTACAGGAATATGCACAACAACCTCCGGATAACTCGCATCCTGAAAAGCCTCGGAGAGCTTGGCTTCAGGCACTTCCAGGCTCCGCTTGTGCGCTTCTTTCTGGAAGAGACTCTGGTGAAGAAGACGATGAGCAACGTGAAGCGCAGTGTGCTTGACTACTTCCTGTTTGCCGTGCTGGACAAGCATGAACGCCAGAAGCTTGTGCGGTTTGCTTACCTTCACTATGAGCCGAAGGAAAAGTTTGTGTGGTGTCCTCGAAAGATCCAGAAACAGTTCAGAAAGGCCACCAAAAACTCAGAGGTCGTTGGGAAAGATGAAGTCTCATTACACGGTAAAAGCAAAGACGGAGAAGGGACAGCAATGGAGCAGAAAGAAGATGGGATGAATAGTATGGCCAAGACTCCGAAaggaaatgataaaaataaagagcaaaGCAAGCAGCCTGAGGAGTCTCCTGAGCCACCAGTGGAAACCGAGTCTGTCGGAAATGGAAATGTGGAGATCTGTGGAGAGTCTAATATTGGAAATACGAGCAATGGCAATGAATCACCAGATATGGATCGGTCCCCCAGTCTAGACACTGAGACTACAAAGCATGAGGCCACTACAGACAATGAGCAGAACTCTACCAGCGTCTCTGAGGACGCCAGTGAAAAACTGGACGATATGCAAAtggacaaaaaaactgaaaatcctccaaaaaagaaaagagaggacGACGAGGTCCCACCAAACAACCATCTGGCTGAGGAcgaccctgctgctgctggtgctgcTGGTGCTGTTGGCCACATGGAGGAAAAGGCTGCTGCTAATAAAGCTGCAGGTCAAACTAGCCCATCAGTGCATACTCCTCTAAAGACCTCAACACACTCACCCTCTTTATCTTCTGAAAGGGAGGAAAAGATCCCAAGGACTGATTTTACTCAACCGCtggataaaaaagaagaaatgtcgCACGAAAATATTCCAGCTTCAAACAGGATGCCAAGCAGCAAAGATGTAGAAGAACAGAGGAACGGGATGCAGTCGGAGGTTATTCTTATGGAATTAACCCCCTCAAGCTTAGATCACAATGAGGGAGCCTCATGAATAAgtagtggggaaaaaaaacgaAAATCATATAAACTTAGTCATATTCTGCCCTTATAACACATTAAATCTAACATTTTGTAGGCCCTATTTTTACTATATTTGATGTTAAGATAATATTCATTCTTTTCACTTTAACTGAGTTAAGGTACTCAGTATTTGGGTTTCTTAAAGACTAAAAATACCAAAAGCAGCAATATGTTACTTAGACGCCATAATTTAAGGCTTAACCACCCTGTTTCTGACTACAACATGAAACGAAAACGGTTCTCCACTGCTGAGTTTGACAGCTGTAATGAAGAGAAATCATTAAATGGGAATATTTTTATCAGCAGAATAAGGTCATGGTTTAACTTCAATTTCAGCTTATGGGTTGACTAGATTCATTGcttattttgcattttctttGACTATGTTAATCTACTGAACACAGAATTTTACCAAATACAGGTTCATCTcagcaaatttaaatattatgtacaagttaatttattttagttcaaAGTGAAACTTACATAGATGCTTTATACACTGGTTTAATATactccattttttttattctattttgatGGTTAGGGCTTACATCTAATAAAATCCAAAGTCAAGTTTcttaaaaaattttaataaaaaaacgaTTTGTaacatgtactgtacagtatatccACTCAAAACTTGGTCAGGCTTCCCTGTATTTGAGGTGCTGAATCAGTCCACGTTTTCATGGGGGTCAGAAAATTTGGTTAGAACATAAGACCAAATAAAGCAGGTCTTAAGCATAAATGGTTTTTTATGATCTGCACAACCatagggaagactgctgactcgAACAGACAGTCATTAACACCCGCTACAGAGAGTCAAAAGGTCAtaactaaagaagctggctgctgtatccaagcatattgtTGGAAacttgagtggaaggaaaaagtatgatAGATGGTTTACAGGCAACAGGGATACCTGTAGCTTGCTTGCTCTTATTGTAAATAATCTATAGGAGGAAGGTAAGAGACACTAAACCCAAAAATGCAGACATGCTGTTGGCCACTGTTAAAGCAATCTCTGTTTCCGCAACACTTCAGCAGACAGAGCCATGCTGCATTCATGCACTAATTCATGTCAAAAAGAGTCCCGACCAATATTTAGTCAATATATTGTACAGTGTATGAATATACTTTTCAGCAAAACCTTTTTAATTGGTTTTATATTCGTGTTGCTGACTGacagaattttggattttcattaactgtaaacTATGATCGTCTAAATAACCTCAAACCCTTAAagtctgtgtaatgaatctgtaaaatatgtttcacatcttaaattacttaaataaattaactttgatGAAGTTCAAGTGTATTTTGATGCACCTCTATTATGCTAAAGGTGGTAATAAACTGCAACAGAAATGTAACATCTATACAAACAAATTGAAATGTGGTTTCCAAAGGTTCTTTTGTCATTTAATTTCAGCCACATTCTTTGCACtgataaataatctttaatgagcacctctgctctcttcaggatgtttttgtgtttgtaaaataatgtgtTGGTTTCTGTTCCTCCCAGTCCTGCTGTTCAAATGAATTTAAGGCCAGATGTCATTGAGGTCGGTTTTCAGATGATGCTGCAAATGCTGTATGATGTCATGCTTATTTGAGGAAGTCGATTGCTGAATAATTGAAAGCCTTGccaaaaaatgtgacaaaactgGTTGATTGTACAACATATTTCTCTTGAATGGAATGATAAATGCTTGGGCTGCAACTTAAACTCTGTATATTCCTTTGAAATTGGTGTAGTCCATGAAAATGAACGATCCAG
This DNA window, taken from Girardinichthys multiradiatus isolate DD_20200921_A chromosome 1, DD_fGirMul_XY1, whole genome shotgun sequence, encodes the following:
- the ogfr gene encoding opioid growth factor receptor, with product MEDDYVCEYDSTWDTESDGDDPAGESQSCRSYPDKNKSSWTIWHHTPRNMRAAKDMQNYRRGYPNLTDECSEDKMSNLQFYLNKVPSAPDEIYIEPFLKEWKNDYKKLERVHSYIQWLFPLREPGVNYMAAELTKKEIEAFKMNKDAQRRLVEAYELMLGFYGIRLVDKKTGEVKRAENWKERFGNLERNMHNNLRITRILKSLGELGFRHFQAPLVRFFLEETLVKKTMSNVKRSVLDYFLFAVLDKHERQKLVRFAYLHYEPKEKFVWCPRKIQKQFRKATKNSEVVGKDEVSLHGKSKDGEGTAMEQKEDGMNSMAKTPKGNDKNKEQSKQPEESPEPPVETESVGNGNVEICGESNIGNTSNGNESPDMDRSPSLDTETTKHEATTDNEQNSTSVSEDASEKLDDMQMDKKTENPPKKKREDDEVPPNNHLAEDDPAAAGAAGAVGHMEEKAAANKAAGQTSPSVHTPLKTSTHSPSLSSEREEKIPRTDFTQPLDKKEEMSHENIPASNRMPSSKDVEEQRNGMQSEVILMELTPSSLDHNEGAS